In Mesorhizobium sp. 113-3-3, a genomic segment contains:
- a CDS encoding cytochrome c biogenesis CcdA family protein, whose amino-acid sequence MALDIGYVSAVGAGAISFLSPCVLPLVPPYLCYMAGVSVDDFRGDAGVTAREGTRGALLYSSIAFVLGFSTVFVALGAGASTIGRLLRVWQEQLAMGAGVLIILMGLNFLGILRIPLLSREARFQSQGKPASAIAAYVMGLAFAFGWTPCIGPVLGPILTLAGGRETVGEGALLLAAYSLGLGIPFLIAALFSGAFMRFLGKFRLHLGRVEKAIGALLVVAGVFFLTGGVQTVSYWLLENFPVLGRLG is encoded by the coding sequence ATGGCACTGGATATCGGCTATGTCAGCGCCGTCGGGGCAGGGGCCATCTCGTTCCTGTCGCCTTGCGTGCTGCCGCTGGTGCCGCCTTATCTCTGCTACATGGCAGGTGTGTCGGTCGACGATTTTCGCGGCGATGCGGGCGTCACAGCACGCGAAGGCACGCGCGGCGCACTGCTTTATTCCTCGATCGCCTTTGTGCTCGGCTTCTCGACCGTGTTTGTCGCGCTTGGCGCCGGTGCCTCGACCATCGGCAGGCTGCTGCGGGTCTGGCAGGAGCAGCTGGCGATGGGCGCCGGCGTGCTGATAATCCTGATGGGCCTGAATTTCCTCGGCATATTGCGCATTCCGCTGTTGTCGCGCGAGGCGCGCTTCCAGTCGCAGGGCAAGCCGGCCAGCGCCATCGCCGCCTATGTTATGGGGCTCGCCTTCGCCTTCGGCTGGACGCCCTGCATCGGCCCGGTGCTGGGGCCGATCCTGACGCTGGCCGGCGGACGCGAAACCGTGGGCGAGGGCGCGCTATTGCTCGCCGCCTATTCGCTCGGACTTGGCATCCCCTTCCTGATCGCCGCCCTGTTTTCCGGCGCCTTCATGCGCTTCCTCGGCAAATTCCGCCTCCATCTCGGCCGCGTCGAAAAGGCCATCGGCGCGCTGCTGGTGGTCGCCGGCGTGTTTTTCCTCACCGGCGGCGTGCAGACGGTGTCCTACTGGCTTCTGGAGAATTTTCCGGTGCTGGGACGGTTGGGGTAA
- a CDS encoding COG4315 family predicted lipoprotein yields the protein MKTITIGLAALLLSTAASFAAEAWKEAEVNGTKIYTDAKGMTLYTYDKDEKGKSNCYDKCAANWPPLKADAGAKTSEGWTIVDRTDGTKMWAYDGKPLYTFIKDKKAGDVAGDGVAGVWHIAKAD from the coding sequence ATGAAAACCATAACCATAGGGCTGGCCGCACTGCTTCTCAGCACCGCCGCATCCTTTGCCGCCGAGGCGTGGAAGGAAGCCGAGGTCAACGGCACCAAGATCTACACGGACGCCAAGGGCATGACCCTCTATACCTATGACAAGGACGAGAAGGGCAAATCGAACTGCTACGACAAATGCGCCGCCAACTGGCCGCCGCTGAAGGCCGACGCCGGCGCGAAGACCTCCGAAGGCTGGACGATCGTCGACCGTACCGACGGCACCAAGATGTGGGCCTATGACGGCAAGCCGCTCTACACCTTCATCAAGGACAAGAAGGCCGGCGATGTGGCTGGCGATGGCGTCGCGGGCGTCTGGCACATCGCCAAAGCCGATTGA